The following are from one region of the Chitinophagales bacterium genome:
- a CDS encoding ABC transporter, with translation MDMYKLKATLTKDLKLLLRDRMGLAFMFVMPIILVIVITGIEHSAYNLINEKKIKVLLCNKDTGDVSARLVSALYESAFFVIDTLGPETDSHQLQQRLLQDDYLIALLIPQHFSLYLQQKAACITENALVDFGIKDSSEVDCPSGDLSLQYFYQPALSQSFRSSVEGALRSNLQAVENSLIVQTLYRSLSRSTMTASFQEKLQSPTSVTAIAASQNARRSMPNATQHNVPAWTIFAMFFMVMSLGSGLVREKLSGSFIRLKTLPTPFITALFSRQIVYMGVAMIQLIIIFTLGIWLFPQIGLPRLHLPDDLAGLVVISLLTAWCAVNYASAVGSLSETIDQANGYGAVSVVILAAIGGIMVPAFAMPPAFKYIMYISPLYWCLDAYYSLFLEGASIPNIWHNILFLALFSTALLSVSFIALKRKNLI, from the coding sequence CTGCTGCTGCGTGACCGCATGGGCCTGGCTTTTATGTTTGTAATGCCCATCATACTGGTTATTGTCATCACCGGCATTGAACATAGTGCATATAACCTGATTAATGAAAAAAAGATAAAAGTGCTGCTGTGTAATAAAGATACCGGTGATGTGTCTGCTCGCCTTGTCAGTGCACTCTACGAGTCGGCATTTTTTGTCATTGACACGCTCGGTCCCGAGACCGACTCACATCAATTGCAACAACGCCTGCTGCAGGATGACTATCTTATTGCCTTGCTGATTCCACAACATTTTTCTTTATACCTGCAACAAAAAGCGGCATGCATAACCGAAAATGCTCTGGTGGACTTCGGAATAAAAGACTCTTCGGAAGTGGACTGTCCTTCAGGAGATCTATCCCTGCAATATTTTTACCAGCCTGCCCTGAGTCAATCGTTCCGCAGCTCGGTGGAAGGTGCACTACGCAGCAATCTGCAGGCTGTAGAAAACAGCCTCATCGTACAAACCCTTTACCGTTCGCTCAGCCGAAGTACAATGACGGCCTCTTTTCAGGAAAAGCTACAGTCACCTACTTCCGTTACCGCAATTGCAGCTTCGCAAAATGCACGCAGAAGTATGCCAAATGCCACGCAGCATAATGTTCCGGCCTGGACCATCTTTGCCATGTTCTTTATGGTAATGTCTCTTGGCAGCGGCCTGGTACGCGAAAAACTGAGCGGCAGTTTTATACGGCTCAAAACCTTACCCACGCCTTTTATAACCGCTCTTTTTTCCAGGCAGATAGTGTACATGGGAGTAGCAATGATTCAACTGATTATAATTTTTACGCTCGGTATATGGCTATTCCCTCAAATAGGTCTGCCTCGCCTGCACCTGCCGGATGATCTTGCCGGGCTCGTTGTGATTTCTCTGCTCACCGCCTGGTGTGCTGTAAATTACGCCTCAGCAGTGGGCTCTCTCTCAGAAACCATTGATCAGGCTAATGGCTACGGAGCGGTGTCTGTGGTAATTCTGGCAGCTATCGGAGGCATCATGGTTCCGGCTTTTGCCATGCCACCGGCATTCAAATACATCATGTACATCTCGCCTCTGTATTGGTGCCTGGATGCCTATTACAGTCTGTTTCTGGAGGGAGCCTCTATTCCGAATATCTGGCATAATATCTTATTTTTGGCTCTGTTTTCAACAGCCTTACTTTCGGTTTCCTTTATTGCACTGAAAAGAAAAAACCTGATTTAA
- a CDS encoding acyl carrier protein produces MKKEELKTELKKNIIKYLNLLEMKPEDIGDNQILFDGSMGLDSIDAFELIVMLEREYQVKITDPREARKILIDVETIADYVIANQPKSTA; encoded by the coding sequence ATGAAGAAAGAAGAGTTAAAAACTGAGTTGAAGAAAAACATCATCAAATATCTCAACCTCCTTGAGATGAAACCGGAAGATATTGGTGATAACCAGATTCTTTTTGATGGCAGCATGGGTCTGGATTCCATAGACGCTTTTGAACTGATTGTAATGCTGGAGCGGGAATACCAGGTTAAAATAACTGACCCCCGGGAAGCCAGAAAAATTCTTATTGACGTAGAGACCATTGCTGATTATGTAATTGCCAACCAGCCTAAAAGCACTGCCTGA
- a CDS encoding beta-ACP synthase: MERIFVTGLGVITAIGHSLEENRLALAQGKCGIGKTELLNSRYTEHIPTGEIKIPDEAFMQRFGITRQGVNRTTLISLHALKEAIDDAGLSAEMLSSEGTALVTANTVGGMSFTDELYHDAHVQIHTRKPFLYDYVSHATTDFLKDYFGIGGLANTINTACSSSANAIIYAARLIQHGLAERAIAGGGDCLSKFTVNGFHALHILSPQQCRPFDKDRNGLNLGEGAAFVVLEKEKACNRKKVYAALSGFCNANDAYHPTALSDEAEGPVRVMQGALLLSKLQPADIGFINAHGTGTENNDLVESRAILKVFPQPPPFGSSKANVGHTLGASGTVEAVFSILSLFYQELYPQPNFHAPIEETGLTPVTTLRKVPFQHIMSNSFGFGGNCSSLIFSRV, from the coding sequence TTGGAGCGCATCTTCGTTACAGGACTTGGTGTAATCACCGCCATTGGCCACTCGCTTGAAGAAAACCGTTTAGCTCTCGCGCAGGGCAAATGCGGAATAGGTAAAACCGAACTCCTGAACAGCCGGTACACAGAACACATACCCACAGGAGAAATTAAAATCCCTGATGAGGCATTCATGCAACGTTTTGGCATAACCCGTCAGGGTGTGAACCGCACCACTCTTATTTCCCTGCATGCTTTAAAAGAAGCTATTGACGATGCAGGTCTGAGTGCGGAAATGTTATCATCTGAAGGCACTGCACTGGTCACTGCAAACACCGTTGGCGGCATGTCCTTTACAGATGAACTATACCATGACGCCCATGTACAGATACATACAAGAAAGCCTTTCCTGTATGATTATGTTAGTCATGCTACAACGGACTTTCTAAAAGACTACTTTGGTATTGGCGGGCTGGCGAACACAATCAATACGGCTTGCTCCTCATCCGCCAATGCAATTATTTATGCGGCCAGACTTATTCAGCATGGCCTGGCTGAGCGCGCCATAGCCGGAGGAGGCGACTGCCTTTCCAAATTCACTGTAAACGGCTTTCATGCCCTGCATATCCTTTCGCCTCAACAGTGCCGGCCGTTTGACAAAGACCGCAATGGGTTGAACCTGGGTGAAGGCGCAGCCTTTGTCGTGCTGGAAAAAGAAAAGGCCTGCAACAGAAAAAAAGTCTATGCCGCTCTTTCCGGATTTTGCAATGCCAATGATGCGTATCACCCTACTGCTCTTTCCGATGAAGCAGAGGGTCCTGTTCGGGTTATGCAGGGAGCGCTCCTCTTAAGCAAGCTGCAGCCCGCTGACATTGGTTTTATCAATGCGCATGGCACAGGCACCGAAAACAACGACCTCGTGGAAAGCCGTGCCATTCTGAAAGTGTTTCCGCAGCCTCCTCCGTTTGGTTCTTCAAAAGCCAATGTGGGTCATACACTTGGAGCCTCCGGAACAGTTGAAGCCGTTTTCAGCATTCTGAGCCTGTTTTATCAGGAGCTCTATCCGCAGCCTAATTTTCATGCCCCCATTGAAGAAACAGGGCTCACCCCTGTAACCACACTGAGAAAGGTGCCCTTTCAACATATTATGTCTAACTCGTTTGGTTTTGGAGGAAATTGTTCATCGTTGATATTCTCCAGGGTGTGA
- a CDS encoding 3-oxoacyl-ACP synthase encodes MFILRSSAISPQRTFVQPDLQTLVEYSHNKLTAIEPPYTHIPLSLLRRMGKTARIGVGAALPLATEITSIQGILVGTAMGGFEDSIKFLNQIVDYQEGTLTPVNFVQSTPNAVSSHIGMLTKNLCYNITHIHGGLAFENALLDTLMLLQENPAGRFLVGAADSISEHDYNLDVYRGWTRREPVSNKNLFINPSPGTLAGEGAAFFIMQSTPVNALAALQTLTFFESSQAAVCREKITQFLHRNTPPEGFDLLLSGEDGDSRHLIYYDTCEQAMGNIPVARFKHLCGEYPTASSFGLWLGIYILHNQHVPPVTIKRGDPAGKIRHILMYNSYRGRQHSLLVLSSV; translated from the coding sequence ATGTTCATCTTACGCTCATCTGCCATATCGCCCCAGCGAACTTTCGTCCAACCGGACCTGCAAACACTGGTGGAATACAGCCACAACAAACTGACCGCTATTGAACCGCCTTATACACACATTCCCCTGAGTCTGCTGCGCAGAATGGGGAAAACGGCACGGATTGGAGTGGGTGCGGCTCTGCCGCTTGCCACAGAAATAACTTCCATACAGGGCATCCTTGTAGGCACAGCAATGGGAGGATTTGAAGACAGCATTAAATTTCTCAATCAGATTGTAGATTACCAGGAAGGCACGCTTACACCGGTGAATTTTGTACAGAGCACTCCCAATGCCGTTTCATCCCACATTGGTATGCTGACAAAAAATCTATGCTATAATATCACGCACATTCACGGGGGACTGGCTTTTGAAAATGCTTTACTGGACACGCTTATGCTGCTGCAGGAAAATCCGGCAGGTCGTTTTCTGGTAGGAGCAGCTGACTCCATATCGGAGCATGACTACAACCTGGATGTGTATAGGGGATGGACCCGCAGAGAGCCTGTTTCCAACAAAAATCTTTTTATCAACCCATCACCAGGCACTCTGGCCGGTGAAGGTGCTGCCTTCTTCATTATGCAGAGCACTCCCGTCAATGCCCTGGCAGCTTTACAAACCTTAACTTTTTTTGAATCTTCTCAGGCAGCTGTTTGTCGGGAAAAAATAACACAGTTTCTTCACCGGAACACTCCTCCTGAAGGCTTTGATCTCCTCCTTTCCGGTGAAGACGGGGACTCCAGACACCTCATCTATTATGACACTTGTGAGCAGGCCATGGGAAATATACCGGTAGCACGTTTTAAGCATCTGTGTGGCGAATATCCCACTGCGAGTTCTTTTGGCTTATGGCTGGGGATTTACATTCTGCACAACCAGCACGTGCCACCGGTGACAATAAAACGGGGCGACCCTGCCGGTAAAATACGCCACATTCTTATGTACAACTCCTATCGGGGTAGGCAACATAGTCTTCTGGTCTTATCTTCTGTCTGA
- the trmD gene encoding tRNA (guanine-N(1)-)-methyltransferase: MRIDIITIFPQLLEGPFSHSIMKRAQQKGLLEIHLHDLRDYTPYKHRQVDDYPYGGGAGMVMMIEPIANCIETLKSQRHYDEIIFLTPDGEYLNQKICNQLSLKTNILLLCGHYKGIDQRARDLFITREISIGPYVLSGGELPAAVLVDAVGRLIPGVLHDETSALLDSFQDNLLAPPVYTRPADFRGHKVPDILLSGNTPRIEEWRHQQAVEKTRQRHPELLDNDS; the protein is encoded by the coding sequence GTGCGCATAGATATCATTACCATTTTTCCTCAGTTGCTGGAAGGCCCTTTCAGCCACTCCATTATGAAACGGGCACAGCAGAAAGGGCTGCTGGAGATTCATCTGCATGATTTAAGGGATTACACCCCCTACAAACACAGGCAGGTTGATGACTATCCATACGGTGGGGGAGCGGGCATGGTCATGATGATTGAACCCATAGCCAACTGTATTGAAACCCTTAAGTCCCAGAGACACTATGATGAAATCATCTTCCTGACTCCAGATGGCGAGTATCTGAATCAGAAAATCTGCAATCAGCTCTCTTTAAAAACCAACATCCTTCTGCTCTGCGGCCATTATAAAGGCATTGATCAGCGAGCGCGCGACCTGTTTATCACCCGCGAAATTTCCATTGGCCCGTATGTGCTTTCAGGGGGTGAATTGCCGGCAGCGGTACTGGTAGATGCAGTGGGACGGCTTATTCCGGGAGTATTGCATGACGAAACTTCCGCCCTGCTGGACTCTTTTCAGGACAATCTGCTTGCCCCTCCCGTCTATACCCGTCCGGCAGATTTCCGGGGTCATAAGGTACCCGACATTCTTCTGTCAGGCAACACGCCCCGTATTGAGGAATGGCGCCATCAGCAGGCAGTGGAAAAGACACGGCAACGACACCCCGAACTTCTGGATAACGATAGCTGA
- the rpsO gene encoding 30S ribosomal protein S15 — MSKLSKEQKLKIFKEYGGSEQNTGSVKAQVAMFTERIQSITEHLKTSKKDYSTTRALVKLVGKRRRLLNYLQRTDLEGYRELVKKLDLRK, encoded by the coding sequence ATGAGCAAGTTAAGCAAAGAACAAAAGCTAAAGATTTTTAAGGAGTATGGCGGCTCAGAGCAAAACACCGGCTCAGTGAAAGCCCAGGTCGCCATGTTTACCGAAAGAATCCAATCCATTACTGAACATCTGAAAACAAGTAAAAAAGACTATTCCACTACCCGTGCACTGGTCAAGCTGGTAGGTAAGCGCAGAAGACTGCTCAACTACCTGCAGCGCACTGACCTGGAGGGTTACAGGGAACTGGTTAAAAAACTTGATTTAAGAAAGTAG
- the pnp gene encoding polyribonucleotide nucleotidyltransferase, translating to MKPQGITQSFQLEDGRTITIETGRLAKQADGAVVVKMGNTMLLATVVSTKEAKEDVDFLPLTVEYREKYSAMGKFPGGFFKRETRPSEHEILISRLVDRALRPLFPDDYHADTQVIVSLISAEKNTAPDALAGLAASAALTISDIPFNGPVSEVRVARIDGKFVINPSYDELERADMDLIVAASMHDICMVEGEMNEVSEEDMVEALRFAHEAIKKQCEAQLELAKIAGKPKRQYSHEENDEDLKKRLTEFCYERCYQVALQGIADKQKRSEAFKAIKQEFIDSLTPEEALEKGAMISRYFHEVHKQAVRDMMLKERKRLDGRRMDEIRPIWCEVDYLPSAHGSSIFTRGETQSLTTVTLGTKFDEQIIDGAVLEGSHKFLLHYNFPSFSTGEVKPIRATSRREIGHGNLALRALKPMIPFDENNPYTIRVVSDILESNGSSSMATVCAGSLALMDAGVKLKKPVSGIAMGLITNERGEYCVLSDILGDEDHLGDMDFKVTGTRDGLTACQMDLKVHGLSFEVMKEALLQAKAGRLHILDEMEKVIRKPREDYKPHVPRIMKYTIAKEFIGAVIGPGGKVIQDIQATTGTRIIIEEVGEYGIIDIISDNKEAMEKALARIKAIVAVPEVGEVYEGTVKSIMPYGAFVEFLPGKEGLLHISEISWTRLDSMDGVFKEGDPVKVKLLDIDPKSGKFKLSRKALIPKPEFKKAEQKS from the coding sequence ATGAAACCACAAGGAATAACCCAATCTTTCCAATTGGAGGATGGACGCACCATCACCATTGAAACCGGCAGGCTCGCCAAACAAGCCGATGGAGCTGTAGTTGTAAAAATGGGAAATACCATGCTGCTGGCCACCGTAGTGTCAACCAAAGAGGCAAAGGAAGATGTGGACTTTCTTCCCCTCACGGTGGAATATCGGGAAAAATATTCAGCCATGGGAAAATTCCCGGGGGGCTTCTTCAAACGCGAAACACGTCCTTCCGAGCATGAAATACTTATCAGCCGCCTTGTTGACCGTGCCCTCCGACCGCTCTTCCCGGATGATTATCATGCAGATACTCAGGTTATTGTCAGCCTGATTTCGGCTGAAAAAAATACAGCCCCTGACGCTCTTGCCGGCCTGGCAGCCTCTGCAGCATTAACAATATCTGACATACCTTTTAACGGGCCTGTCTCCGAAGTAAGAGTTGCCCGCATAGATGGAAAATTCGTAATAAACCCTTCTTATGATGAGCTGGAAAGAGCCGATATGGACCTGATTGTGGCGGCCAGCATGCATGACATTTGCATGGTGGAAGGCGAAATGAACGAAGTATCCGAGGAAGACATGGTAGAAGCCCTCCGGTTTGCGCATGAAGCCATCAAAAAACAATGCGAAGCGCAACTGGAACTGGCAAAAATTGCTGGTAAGCCCAAACGTCAATACAGCCACGAAGAGAACGATGAAGACCTGAAGAAGCGGCTGACCGAATTCTGCTATGAAAGGTGCTATCAGGTTGCTTTGCAAGGTATTGCTGATAAACAAAAGCGCAGCGAGGCATTCAAGGCTATCAAGCAAGAATTTATAGACTCGTTAACCCCGGAAGAAGCATTGGAAAAAGGGGCCATGATTTCACGCTATTTTCACGAAGTGCATAAACAAGCCGTTCGGGATATGATGCTCAAAGAGCGCAAACGCCTGGACGGCAGAAGAATGGACGAAATACGTCCTATCTGGTGTGAAGTGGATTATCTGCCCTCTGCACATGGATCCTCTATCTTTACGCGGGGCGAAACCCAGTCACTCACCACAGTTACCCTGGGAACGAAGTTTGACGAGCAAATAATAGACGGGGCTGTCCTGGAAGGCTCTCACAAATTTCTCCTGCATTACAACTTCCCTTCTTTCTCTACCGGTGAAGTGAAGCCCATTCGCGCCACCAGCCGCAGAGAAATAGGCCACGGCAACCTGGCTCTGCGGGCACTCAAACCCATGATACCATTTGACGAAAACAACCCATACACCATTCGCGTGGTTTCTGATATTCTGGAATCCAACGGTTCGTCTTCCATGGCTACCGTATGCGCGGGTTCTCTGGCGCTGATGGACGCAGGCGTTAAGCTAAAAAAGCCCGTATCCGGTATTGCAATGGGTTTAATTACCAATGAGCGGGGTGAATATTGTGTGCTCTCCGACATTCTGGGCGATGAAGATCATCTGGGCGATATGGACTTTAAAGTTACAGGCACCCGTGACGGACTTACGGCCTGCCAGATGGACCTCAAAGTGCATGGCCTGTCCTTTGAAGTGATGAAAGAAGCCCTTCTGCAGGCTAAAGCCGGCAGGCTGCATATTCTGGATGAAATGGAGAAAGTAATCAGAAAGCCGAGAGAAGACTATAAGCCCCACGTGCCCAGAATTATGAAGTACACCATTGCCAAAGAATTTATTGGCGCAGTCATTGGCCCCGGTGGAAAAGTTATTCAGGATATTCAGGCTACCACAGGCACCCGTATTATTATTGAAGAAGTAGGTGAATATGGCATTATTGACATTATCTCCGATAACAAGGAAGCCATGGAAAAAGCCCTTGCCCGCATCAAAGCCATTGTAGCCGTACCGGAGGTAGGAGAAGTCTATGAAGGAACCGTTAAATCCATCATGCCCTACGGTGCTTTTGTAGAGTTTCTGCCCGGCAAGGAAGGTCTGCTTCATATCTCTGAAATCTCATGGACACGCCTGGACAGCATGGATGGCGTGTTTAAAGAAGGCGATCCGGTAAAAGTGAAGCTTCTGGATATTGATCCCAAGAGCGGTAAGTTTAAACTTTCCCGAAAAGCGCTTATTCCAAAGCCAGAGTTTAAAAAGGCCGAACAGAAATCCTGA
- a CDS encoding RNA polymerase sigma factor RpoD — MRQLKITNHITQRDNLALEKYLQEIAKEPLLTDEEEVELARRVRKGDPEALEKMVKANLRFVVSVAKQYQNQGLQLSDLINEGNLGLIKAAQKFDETKGFKFISYAVWWIRQSVLQALVEQSRIIRLPLNKIGSYNKITRAMYEFEQKYQREPTNEELEEILKINKKEIDDIIRSAHKHVSMDAPFSGSSNEEEESSLYDVIEGENPSDTQKEMMKESLKAEIRKALSVLPKRDAEIVSCYFGLRGEVHMTLEEIGKKFDLTRERVRQIKERSLRRLRKTTTSKALRTYLGE, encoded by the coding sequence ATGAGGCAACTCAAGATAACCAACCACATCACCCAGCGTGACAACCTTGCCCTGGAAAAGTATTTGCAGGAAATTGCCAAAGAACCCCTGCTCACGGATGAAGAAGAAGTGGAGCTGGCACGCAGGGTGCGCAAAGGCGATCCGGAAGCATTGGAAAAAATGGTAAAGGCAAACCTGCGCTTTGTGGTTTCAGTAGCTAAACAGTATCAGAACCAGGGCTTGCAGCTCAGTGACCTGATTAATGAAGGAAACCTTGGCCTGATAAAAGCCGCTCAGAAGTTTGACGAAACAAAAGGATTCAAATTCATCTCCTATGCGGTATGGTGGATTCGCCAATCCGTATTACAGGCACTGGTAGAACAGTCGCGCATTATCCGGCTTCCCCTGAATAAAATCGGATCATACAATAAGATTACCCGTGCCATGTATGAGTTTGAACAAAAATATCAGCGCGAGCCTACCAACGAAGAATTGGAAGAGATTCTCAAGATAAACAAAAAGGAGATAGACGATATCATCCGCAGCGCACATAAACATGTATCCATGGATGCGCCTTTCTCCGGAAGCAGTAATGAAGAAGAAGAAAGCAGTCTGTATGATGTCATTGAAGGGGAAAATCCTTCTGACACACAGAAAGAAATGATGAAAGAATCTCTGAAAGCCGAAATAAGAAAAGCGCTTTCCGTACTTCCCAAAAGGGATGCCGAGATTGTTTCCTGCTACTTCGGCCTGCGAGGTGAAGTGCACATGACGCTGGAGGAAATCGGAAAAAAATTTGACCTTACACGTGAGCGGGTGCGGCAAATCAAGGAGCGCTCGCTGAGAAGATTGCGCAAAACAACCACCTCCAAAGCACTCCGGACATATCTGGGAGAATAA
- the rpe gene encoding ribulose-phosphate 3-epimerase, translated as MHHIVAPSILSADFARLGEAILMIDSSEAEWIHVDVMDGRFVPNITIGPPVVAAIRPLTKKQLDVHLMIDQPEKFIDAFHKAGADHLTVHLEASPHLHRTIHAIKDTGMKAGIAINPHTPVTLLEDILADVDIICLMSVNPGWGGQQFIPHTYSKIKKLKLLIQSTGSKALIEVDGGVSPANAAQILSAGADVLVAGNSVFSSPEPAKTISALRRIDINTIPA; from the coding sequence ATGCATCACATCGTGGCGCCCTCTATTCTTTCAGCGGATTTTGCCCGCCTGGGTGAAGCCATTCTTATGATTGACTCCAGTGAAGCCGAATGGATTCATGTGGACGTGATGGATGGTCGCTTCGTCCCCAACATTACTATTGGACCTCCGGTGGTCGCAGCTATTCGCCCCCTAACAAAAAAGCAGCTGGATGTGCACCTGATGATTGACCAGCCTGAAAAATTTATTGATGCCTTTCACAAGGCCGGAGCGGATCACCTCACTGTACATCTGGAGGCCAGCCCCCATCTGCATCGTACCATTCATGCCATAAAAGATACGGGCATGAAAGCAGGCATAGCCATCAATCCGCATACCCCGGTGACCCTGCTGGAAGACATCCTTGCTGACGTGGATATAATATGCCTGATGTCGGTAAATCCCGGGTGGGGAGGACAGCAATTTATTCCCCATACCTACTCCAAAATCAAAAAATTGAAACTGCTCATTCAGTCCACCGGCTCAAAAGCGCTTATTGAGGTAGACGGAGGCGTTAGTCCGGCTAATGCGGCCCAAATACTCAGTGCTGGGGCTGACGTACTGGTAGCCGGCAACAGCGTTTTCAGTTCGCCTGAGCCTGCCAAAACAATTTCCGCTCTCAGGCGCATAGACATAAATACTATCCCTGCCTGA